In Homalodisca vitripennis isolate AUS2020 unplaced genomic scaffold, UT_GWSS_2.1 ScUCBcl_3091;HRSCAF=8381, whole genome shotgun sequence, a single genomic region encodes these proteins:
- the LOC124372394 gene encoding matrix metalloproteinase-16-like, which yields MYYCTYLVIAATLVYANEAFDSVRYLKRYGYLENDNTTSLVDGEILNVAIETFQAKYNLTVDGSMNPETEAFMKRPRCGNKDNPLPYRILSNTTKWFNNIVTWNWLGKPQYMPLVNAAFGVWTRHTNLTFYRSFYDPNIPISLDSLHVMYATRSPCPYKFGGRGSVLAHAFFPDILKNQTYIHFDVDEDWDITMNLPAPGKTSFFSVLVHEIGHALGLSHSSQRGAVMNPYYEIPPTTKNMFELDLAKDDIYGIQYLYGYPVPSTTTTTTTTTTTTSRSPTDRGVSTNDLCDYKTKLRTVLILNNKIFMFHNKKVWIVDMDETDREPSQFNRPKITTRWLPFLPHDFVNITAIYERPNGEIALFTRKQVYFIQYPSLSLLGNTDTQGLLGFPDIEVKSAVNTHKGLTYILTNSELVFEVDECKLKAKLLGAFTTVFPDLPKQITSAFRYTNGRLYFMTESLVY from the coding sequence ATGTATTACTGCACGTATTTGGTTATTGCAGCCACCTTAGTATATGCAAATGAAGCCTTTGACTCTGTGCGTTATTTGAAACGTTACGGATATTTAGAGAATGACAACACTACTTCGTTGGTAGACGGGGAAATCTTAAATGTGGCGATAGAGACATTTCAAGCTAAATATAATCTCACAGTTGACGGGTCCATGAACCCTGAAACAGAAGCATTCATGAAGAGACCGCGATGCGGGAACAAAGACAATCCTTTGCCGTATAGAATACTGAGCAACACCACAAAATGGTTCAATAATATAGTGACATGGAACTGGTTGGGCAAACCACAATACATGCCGTTGGTTAACGCTGCTTTTGGCGTTTGGACGAGACACACTAATCTCACGTTTTATCGCTCGTTTTACGATCCCAACATTCCTATATCGTTGGATTCTCTCCACGTCATGTACGCTACTAGATCGCCATGTCCGTATAAGTTCGGCGGTCGCGGTTCGGTGTTGGCACACGCCTTTTTCCCAGACATCTTGAAAAACCAGACTTATATTCATTTCGACGTCGATGAAGACTGGGACATTACTATGAATCTCCCGGCACCTGGAAAAACATCGTTCTTCTCTGTTTTGGTTCACGAGATCGGTCACGCGTTGGGATTGAGCCATTCATCACAACGAGGCGCCGTGATGAATCCTTACTACGAAATTCCACCGACCACCAAAAACATGTTCGAACTCGATCTCGCTAAGGACGATATTTACGGTATCCAATATCTCTACGGTTATCCCGTTCCTTCCACGACGACGACGACAACTACTACGACTACCACTACATCGCGATCACCAACCGATAGAGGAGTTTCGACTAACGACCTGTGTGATTACAAAACCAAATTACGTACAGTTTTGATACTAAACAACAAGATCTTCATGTTTCACAACAAGAAGGTATGGATAGTAGATATGGACGAAACAGACCGTGAGCCGTCACAGTTCAACCGACCCAAAATAACAACGCGGTGGTTACCGTTTCTGCCGCACGATTTTGTAAACATAACTGCCATTTATGAACGGCCTAATGGTGAAATAGCTTTGTTTACCAGAAAACAAGTGTACTTCATTCAATATCCAAGTTTGAGTTTACTAGGTAATACAGATACTCAAGGTCTTCTCGGTTTTCCTGACATTGAAGTGAAGTCTGCTGTAAACACCCATAAAGGCTTAACGTACATTCTGACCAACAGCGAGCTGGTGTTTGAGGTGGATGAGTGTAAACTGAAAGCGAAATTGCTCGGAGCTTTTACTACCGTGTTTCCAGACCTGCCGAAACAAATCACGAGCGCATTTCGATACACTAACGGGAGGCTGTACTTTATGACCGAATCGCTTGTATACTAG